One Owenweeksia hongkongensis DSM 17368 genomic region harbors:
- a CDS encoding YihY/virulence factor BrkB family protein gives MLKATAKSWNDSDPFRQSAIIAYYAIFSIPGLLMIVIWVAGSLFGPEAIRGEISAQVSQFMGPEAATGIEDLLANVELNDSNFVMKTIGVLTLIFGATTLFFQLQKSLNYIWDVESSPENGIKKLILDRASSLGLILVIAFLLLITLVLSAIISILGNWIDNNFGDVLLYAVQLLNFVLSLGVVSLLFAVMFKFLPDVEISWKSVWVGSIVTAVLFSIGKTLLGLYFAHADPSSSFGAAGTIILVMIWVNYTCLILFFGAEFTQVHARKYNHKIRPSKHAKWRAEHILKNMEDKPEPIKD, from the coding sequence ATGCTAAAAGCCACTGCAAAAAGTTGGAATGATAGCGACCCATTTCGTCAAAGCGCCATTATTGCTTACTATGCAATATTTTCTATACCAGGTTTATTAATGATTGTAATCTGGGTGGCGGGTTCACTATTTGGTCCAGAGGCGATCAGAGGAGAGATTAGTGCTCAAGTTTCCCAATTTATGGGACCGGAGGCTGCAACAGGAATAGAAGATTTGCTTGCAAATGTAGAGCTTAACGATAGTAATTTTGTGATGAAAACTATTGGAGTGCTTACATTAATTTTTGGTGCTACCACCCTATTTTTTCAATTGCAGAAATCCCTCAACTATATTTGGGATGTAGAGTCTAGTCCTGAAAATGGAATCAAAAAACTAATATTAGATAGAGCTTCTTCTCTGGGGTTAATTTTAGTAATAGCTTTTTTGCTCCTTATCACACTGGTACTTTCTGCAATTATATCAATTCTAGGAAACTGGATTGACAATAATTTTGGAGATGTATTATTATATGCGGTTCAGTTACTCAACTTCGTACTATCCTTAGGAGTGGTTTCCTTGCTTTTTGCAGTAATGTTTAAGTTTTTGCCGGATGTCGAAATTTCCTGGAAATCGGTTTGGGTGGGTAGTATTGTGACTGCAGTTTTGTTTTCAATTGGTAAAACATTGCTAGGTCTCTACTTTGCGCATGCTGACCCGTCTTCTAGTTTTGGAGCGGCAGGCACTATCATTTTGGTTATGATATGGGTAAATTATACTTGCCTTATTTTGTTTTTCGGTGCTGAATTTACGCAAGTGCATGCCCGTAAATACAATCATAAAATACGACCTAGTAAACATGCTAAATGGCGTGCAGAGCATATTCTTAAAAATATGGAAGATAAACCGGAACCTATAAAAGACTAA
- a CDS encoding PA0069 family radical SAM protein, translating into MDYKKGRGAQINTHNRFAQNNYEVEDEYLEFLRLNDEDTSLEQKTKFIEVYPKSIVNKVASPDVGMAWSMNPYQGCEHGCTYCYARNSHEYWGYSAGSEFEQIILVKKNAPQLLEKHLQKKSWEPEPIMLSGNTDCYQPAEAKFGITRKLLEVLLKYKNPVGIITKNALIQRDLDILKELNNYGLLKVSLSITSLEEGLRRKLEPRTASVKRKLQTIELFAKHNIPVNVMMAPIIPGLNSHEILPLAKTVSDAGALSINYTTVRLNGQIGEIFLDWLDHNFPDRAQKVKHQIEELHGGNLNDSEYGRRMRGDGKIAEQIRSLFMLARKKYFKGKAMPEYNFEHFVRAPKGQMELF; encoded by the coding sequence ATGGATTATAAAAAAGGAAGAGGAGCACAAATAAATACGCATAATCGCTTTGCGCAAAACAACTACGAGGTAGAAGATGAGTATCTGGAATTTCTACGATTGAATGATGAAGATACTAGTTTGGAGCAAAAGACGAAGTTCATTGAGGTTTACCCAAAATCTATTGTAAACAAGGTTGCAAGCCCGGACGTGGGCATGGCCTGGAGTATGAACCCGTACCAAGGCTGTGAGCATGGTTGCACCTATTGCTATGCTCGTAATTCACATGAATATTGGGGCTACAGTGCCGGAAGCGAGTTTGAGCAAATCATTTTGGTAAAGAAAAATGCTCCACAACTTTTAGAGAAGCATCTACAGAAAAAATCCTGGGAGCCAGAGCCTATTATGCTCTCTGGAAATACGGATTGTTACCAGCCCGCTGAAGCCAAATTTGGCATAACCCGAAAACTATTAGAAGTATTATTAAAGTACAAAAATCCAGTAGGCATTATTACCAAAAATGCACTCATTCAGCGTGATTTAGATATACTGAAAGAACTGAATAATTATGGCTTGCTAAAAGTGAGTTTGTCCATCACAAGTCTGGAAGAAGGTCTGAGAAGAAAACTGGAGCCTAGAACAGCTTCTGTAAAACGAAAGCTTCAAACCATTGAGCTATTTGCCAAACATAACATCCCTGTAAATGTAATGATGGCCCCTATTATCCCCGGTTTGAATAGCCATGAGATTTTGCCTTTAGCCAAAACTGTATCTGATGCGGGAGCGCTTTCTATAAACTACACCACGGTAAGGCTAAATGGACAAATTGGTGAGATTTTTCTGGATTGGTTGGATCACAATTTTCCCGACCGGGCACAAAAAGTAAAACACCAAATAGAAGAACTACACGGTGGTAATTTGAATGACTCAGAATATGGACGAAGGATGCGTGGTGATGGCAAGATAGCCGAACAAATACGCAGTTTATTTATGCTTGCACGGAAAAAGTACTTTAAAGGGAAGGCAATGCCCGAGTATAATTTTGAGCATTTTGTACGAGCCCCAAAAGGACAAATGGAATTATTCTAG
- a CDS encoding DoxX family protein, with product MKWLKLALRLIVGVFFIFSAYGKLDAMGAFEVYVFRSSFLSFDGASVVARLIVAAEIIAGVGIIFKLGYKAIWRLTFLFILVLTGFLAKQLLLGSDENCFCLGELMEMSPAESLLKNVVLIGLLLLIRKDDVTFDFRLKQLVVSLVFAASVIVPFVISPPDLFVKGQFNSAEYNQTALDDAIANGEISTKFLKGRKMLSFYSMKCKYCKMSSERISALVRKNDIQRSQVNIIFGGMSGNPIEFFEETHSQVFEFSRLPREPFLSITKGMMPLTLLIEDGKVISEMNYRTIDEKEITNFLNGKS from the coding sequence ATGAAGTGGTTAAAACTTGCTCTTCGCCTCATCGTTGGGGTGTTTTTTATTTTTTCAGCCTATGGAAAGCTCGATGCAATGGGGGCATTCGAGGTGTATGTTTTCAGATCTAGTTTTCTTTCATTTGACGGAGCAAGTGTGGTAGCTAGATTGATAGTTGCGGCAGAAATAATAGCTGGTGTTGGAATTATTTTTAAGCTAGGTTATAAAGCTATTTGGAGACTTACATTTCTGTTTATATTAGTTCTGACTGGCTTCTTAGCAAAACAGTTGCTGCTTGGTAGCGATGAAAACTGTTTTTGTTTAGGAGAGCTTATGGAAATGTCCCCAGCTGAATCACTCCTAAAAAACGTGGTACTTATCGGTCTATTATTACTGATAAGGAAAGATGATGTTACATTCGATTTTCGTCTTAAGCAGCTAGTGGTGAGTTTGGTTTTTGCAGCTTCTGTTATTGTACCTTTTGTAATTTCTCCACCAGATCTTTTTGTAAAAGGACAATTCAATTCGGCAGAATACAATCAGACTGCATTAGATGATGCGATTGCTAATGGAGAAATTTCCACAAAATTTTTAAAAGGGCGAAAGATGCTTAGTTTTTATAGCATGAAATGTAAGTACTGTAAAATGTCGTCCGAACGTATCTCTGCTTTAGTTAGAAAAAATGACATCCAAAGGTCTCAAGTAAATATTATTTTTGGAGGAATGAGTGGAAATCCCATTGAGTTTTTTGAAGAAACGCATTCTCAGGTTTTTGAATTTTCACGTTTACCTCGCGAACCTTTCTTGAGTATTACTAAAGGAATGATGCCTTTGACATTGTTAATTGAAGATGGAAAAGTTATTTCTGAGATGAATTACAGAACTATTGACGAAAAAGAAATCACAAACTTCCTGAATGGTAAAAGCTAA
- the gyrA gene encoding DNA gyrase subunit A, which produces MAEGERIIPINIEEEMKSSYIDYSMSVIVSRALPDVRDGMKPVHRRVLYGMYELGVLSNRSHKKSARIVGEVLGKFHPHGDTSVYDAMVRMAQPWSLRYMMVNGQGNFGSVDGDPPAAMRYTEAKLQKISEEMLADIDKETVDTQLNFDDTLSEPTVLPTRIPNLLVNGASGIAVGMATNMPPHNLTEVVNGIIAYIENYDITIEELMQHITAPDFPTGGTIYGYDGVKDAFETGRGRIVLRAKATMEEVKGRECIIVTEIPFQVNKADMIKKTADLINDKKLDGISDIKDESDRKGMRIVYYLKRDAVPNVVLNKLYKYTALQSSFSVNNIALVKGRPEQLNLKELIKYFVEHRVDVVIRRTKYELRKAEERAHILEGLLIALDHLDEIIALIRGSQTPEEARNGLMGNYNLSELQARAILDLRLQKLTGLERDKIKEEYAELMERIAYFKRILAEEDLRMTIIKEELEEVKEKYGDERRTDIEYAGGDVSIEDMIPNEEVVITISHAGYIKRTPLTEYKKQNRGGVGQKGVNTRDADFVEHIFVATNHQYMLFFTEWGRCYWLRVYEIPEGSKASKGRAIQNLINIPQDDKVRAFINTKDLKDEEYINSHFIVMVTEKGVIKKTPLEAYSRPRVNGINAITVREGDLLLEAKLTTGKDEILMAKKSGKAIRFNEENVRSMGRNASGVRGVTLENEEDEVIGMVTVPHGEEEPTILVVTEKGYGKRTLLEDYRVTNRGGKGVKTLNTTEKTGNLVAIKAVSDEEDLVIINKSGVMIRTGVAELRVMGRATQGVRIINLKKKDAIASVAKVPAAEEEDEELLEGEEGMEGTVVEGAEGAAATEETEDTTEGETPEADGEEE; this is translated from the coding sequence ATGGCCGAAGGCGAAAGAATAATACCTATTAACATTGAAGAGGAAATGAAATCCTCTTACATCGACTACTCTATGTCGGTGATCGTTTCACGTGCACTACCAGATGTACGTGATGGTATGAAGCCCGTACACCGCAGGGTTTTATACGGAATGTACGAGTTAGGAGTACTTTCTAACCGTTCTCATAAAAAATCAGCTCGTATTGTAGGAGAGGTACTGGGTAAGTTTCACCCACATGGTGATACTTCTGTATATGATGCTATGGTACGTATGGCGCAACCATGGAGTTTGCGCTACATGATGGTAAACGGACAGGGTAACTTTGGTAGTGTGGATGGTGATCCGCCCGCAGCAATGCGATATACCGAAGCCAAGCTTCAGAAAATATCTGAAGAAATGCTTGCCGATATTGACAAGGAAACTGTGGATACACAGCTAAACTTTGATGATACGTTAAGCGAACCAACCGTATTACCTACCCGTATTCCAAACCTTTTGGTAAACGGGGCAAGTGGTATTGCAGTAGGTATGGCTACTAATATGCCACCTCACAACCTTACAGAGGTAGTGAATGGAATCATTGCCTACATCGAGAATTATGACATTACCATTGAGGAGCTAATGCAGCATATTACCGCTCCTGACTTCCCAACGGGGGGTACTATATATGGATACGATGGAGTTAAGGATGCCTTTGAAACTGGTCGTGGAAGAATTGTGCTTCGCGCGAAAGCGACCATGGAAGAAGTAAAAGGTAGGGAATGTATCATTGTTACCGAAATTCCATTTCAGGTAAATAAGGCTGACATGATTAAGAAAACCGCAGACCTTATCAATGATAAGAAGCTTGACGGTATTTCTGATATTAAGGATGAAAGTGACCGTAAGGGAATGCGTATCGTGTATTATCTAAAGCGTGATGCTGTGCCAAATGTGGTACTAAACAAGCTTTACAAGTACACGGCTCTTCAGTCTTCTTTTTCGGTAAATAATATTGCCCTTGTAAAAGGACGTCCTGAGCAGCTTAACCTTAAAGAGCTTATCAAATACTTTGTGGAGCACCGCGTAGATGTGGTAATCAGAAGAACAAAGTATGAATTGCGCAAAGCAGAAGAAAGAGCACATATCCTTGAAGGATTGCTAATTGCTTTGGATCACCTTGACGAAATCATTGCACTTATCCGTGGGTCACAAACTCCAGAAGAAGCGCGTAATGGTTTGATGGGCAATTATAACCTTTCAGAGCTTCAGGCTCGAGCAATCCTTGATTTGCGTCTACAAAAGCTTACCGGACTTGAGCGCGATAAGATTAAAGAAGAGTATGCTGAGTTGATGGAAAGAATCGCTTATTTCAAGCGTATTCTTGCTGAGGAAGATCTTAGAATGACCATCATTAAAGAAGAGCTTGAAGAAGTAAAAGAAAAGTACGGTGATGAGCGCAGAACTGACATCGAGTATGCTGGTGGTGATGTGAGCATCGAAGATATGATTCCTAACGAAGAAGTGGTAATTACCATTTCTCATGCTGGATATATCAAGCGTACACCGCTTACCGAATACAAAAAACAAAACCGTGGTGGTGTTGGACAAAAAGGTGTGAATACACGTGATGCCGACTTTGTGGAGCACATATTTGTAGCTACCAACCACCAGTATATGCTATTCTTTACAGAGTGGGGAAGATGTTATTGGTTGAGAGTTTATGAAATTCCTGAAGGCTCAAAAGCCAGCAAAGGACGAGCTATCCAAAACTTGATCAATATTCCTCAGGATGATAAGGTAAGAGCGTTTATAAACACCAAAGACCTTAAAGACGAAGAGTATATCAATAGCCACTTTATTGTGATGGTTACTGAAAAGGGTGTTATTAAAAAGACTCCTTTAGAAGCTTATTCTCGTCCACGTGTTAATGGTATTAATGCTATTACTGTAAGAGAAGGTGACCTTCTGCTTGAAGCTAAATTGACTACCGGTAAGGATGAAATCCTAATGGCTAAGAAGAGTGGTAAAGCAATTCGCTTTAATGAAGAGAACGTTCGCTCTATGGGTAGAAATGCCAGTGGTGTGCGTGGTGTAACTCTTGAAAACGAAGAAGACGAAGTAATCGGAATGGTGACTGTTCCTCACGGGGAAGAAGAGCCAACAATTCTTGTAGTTACTGAAAAAGGATACGGAAAACGTACACTTCTTGAGGATTACCGTGTGACCAACAGAGGTGGTAAAGGTGTGAAAACACTTAACACTACGGAAAAAACCGGAAACCTTGTAGCTATTAAGGCTGTAAGCGATGAAGAGGATTTGGTAATCATTAACAAGAGTGGTGTGATGATAAGAACAGGAGTGGCCGAGCTTAGAGTAATGGGCCGCGCAACTCAGGGTGTGCGTATTATCAACCTTAAGAAGAAGGATGCAATTGCTTCTGTAGCTAAAGTACCTGCCGCTGAAGAAGAGGATGAGGAACTACTGGAAGGTGAAGAAGGAATGGAAGGAACAGTAGTAGAGGGTGCCGAAGGTGCCGCTGCAACTGAAGAAACCGAAGACACCACAGAGGGAGAAACTCCTGAAGCTGATGGCGAGGAGGAATAA
- a CDS encoding DUF4235 domain-containing protein, whose protein sequence is MNISEKQAKEIAVGLGALAAGFFLKRIMEKGYEGIFDKEPPNAVKDEDINWLHVIGWSVITGFTATMLKVGIKRMGGKYLD, encoded by the coding sequence ATGAACATTTCTGAAAAGCAAGCAAAAGAAATAGCAGTAGGACTTGGAGCCTTGGCTGCCGGATTTTTTTTGAAAAGAATAATGGAAAAAGGTTATGAAGGTATTTTTGATAAAGAACCACCAAATGCAGTAAAGGATGAAGATATAAACTGGTTACATGTCATAGGATGGTCAGTGATCACTGGTTTTACAGCCACAATGCTCAAAGTAGGTATCAAGAGAATGGGAGGAAAGTATTTGGATTAA
- a CDS encoding YebC/PmpR family DNA-binding transcriptional regulator: MGRAFEYRRAAKEKRWGKMSRIFPRLAKAITMAAKEGGIDPDTNSALRTAIQNAKAQNMPKDNIENAIKRASGNDAENYVEVNYEGKGPHGVLVFVECASDNTTRTVANVKSYFNKAGGAIVPTGSLEFMFDRKAVFEIEASKIEDTEELELELIDAGLEEIDVDEETVYLYGDYTAFGTLSSALEEKGIEASKASLQRFPTTPVEFTEEQMVDIEKMLEKIDDDDDVQAVFNNIA, encoded by the coding sequence ATGGGAAGAGCATTTGAATATAGAAGAGCAGCAAAAGAAAAGAGATGGGGCAAGATGTCCAGAATATTTCCTCGATTGGCCAAAGCCATTACCATGGCTGCAAAAGAGGGAGGGATAGATCCTGATACAAACTCAGCTTTGCGCACAGCCATTCAAAATGCGAAGGCGCAAAACATGCCCAAAGACAATATCGAGAATGCTATAAAAAGGGCTTCGGGCAATGATGCAGAAAACTATGTAGAAGTAAACTATGAAGGCAAAGGCCCTCATGGAGTTTTAGTTTTTGTAGAGTGCGCTTCTGATAACACTACCAGAACAGTAGCTAACGTAAAATCATATTTCAATAAGGCAGGTGGAGCAATCGTTCCTACCGGATCACTTGAATTTATGTTTGATCGTAAGGCAGTATTTGAGATTGAAGCCAGTAAAATTGAAGATACAGAAGAATTGGAGCTTGAGCTTATTGACGCTGGACTGGAAGAGATTGATGTGGATGAAGAAACTGTGTACTTGTATGGAGACTACACTGCCTTTGGAACATTATCTTCAGCATTAGAAGAAAAGGGTATTGAAGCGAGCAAAGCCTCATTACAAAGATTTCCAACTACTCCTGTGGAATTTACGGAAGAACAGATGGTAGACATTGAAAAAATGTTGGAAAAGATTGATGATGATGACGATGTTCAGGCTGTATTTAACAACATTGCATAA
- a CDS encoding OsmC family protein: protein MGATSKIVYQGGLRTEAEHLKSGQKIITDAPTDNYGKGEAFSPTDLLATALGACMLTVMGIKAQSLGFDLEDASAEIIKVMDDNPRKVGEVGVKISLKQNCDDKTKKILEGIGLNCPVAKSLASDLKQNVSFEWRS, encoded by the coding sequence ATGGGAGCTACATCTAAAATAGTTTACCAAGGTGGACTGCGTACAGAAGCTGAGCACTTAAAGTCCGGCCAAAAAATAATTACAGATGCACCAACTGATAATTATGGTAAAGGTGAAGCGTTTTCACCAACTGATTTATTGGCCACAGCACTTGGAGCATGCATGCTCACGGTAATGGGAATTAAAGCACAGTCTCTCGGTTTTGACTTGGAAGATGCCTCGGCAGAAATCATAAAGGTGATGGATGACAACCCTAGAAAAGTAGGAGAGGTAGGTGTAAAGATTTCGCTTAAGCAGAACTGTGATGATAAAACCAAAAAAATACTTGAAGGCATTGGTTTAAACTGCCCCGTAGCGAAAAGTCTAGCTTCTGACTTAAAGCAGAACGTCAGTTTTGAATGGAGAAGTTAA
- a CDS encoding SLC13 family permease translates to MSVDAYIVIAILVVALFLFITEKVSIDLTAILIAVSLMLTGVVSIPEGLSGFSNQATITILALLILSAGLEETGLLERLGFSLSKLASSSVPITLLVIMIPAAILSAFLNNTAVITIFLPIVITMANQKNISPSLLLMPLAFVSILGGMSTLIGTSTNLLVNTVARQYGTDVLTFFEFAPYGIAGVIFCIFFFAFGGYKLIPSRKRVKDYNQKFTTDTYQAEIVISNPEYINSLNLKELFKKKEIEIIKLLRKREVQNVQLHLDELEKDDRLIIKADVKALISLQEDDGLTLHTGIKEGLEKDKDSIIAETVVSPSSSLAGNLFNPASFHRKYGAYPLAIRQVSDVYFRNLGKRLFAINRINIGDSILVEAPPHFFEKPEVKHDLIQYRILQGKSKPIFKQLLAAGIILMVVLLAALNIIPIAVSALGGVVLMAFLGIFKTEKLYEKIDWRIYFLLAGIIPLGVAMQNTGLDKEMAALVISSTDGFEPFWVILAFFLTTTLVTNFISNNAAALLMAPVVLSLAGQTDIDPKALLLAVTFGASTCFVSPLGYHTLAIIYGPGKYKFSDYLRAGLPITLVIAFLFSLMLDYNYNGEAAIIRSLLAQ, encoded by the coding sequence ATGAGCGTAGATGCTTACATCGTAATTGCCATACTTGTGGTGGCACTTTTTCTCTTTATTACAGAAAAAGTTTCCATCGATCTTACGGCTATATTGATTGCTGTGTCGCTTATGCTCACCGGGGTTGTAAGCATTCCTGAAGGACTATCAGGATTTAGTAACCAAGCCACTATTACCATTTTGGCTTTGCTCATTCTTTCTGCCGGCTTAGAGGAAACAGGCTTACTCGAACGTTTAGGTTTTAGTTTATCAAAATTAGCATCGAGCAGTGTTCCTATTACTTTATTGGTAATAATGATTCCTGCGGCTATTTTAAGCGCATTCCTTAATAATACTGCGGTTATCACCATTTTCCTACCCATCGTAATTACAATGGCTAACCAAAAAAACATTTCGCCCTCACTCCTACTCATGCCATTGGCTTTTGTGAGTATCCTTGGCGGGATGAGTACGCTGATAGGAACCAGTACAAACCTTTTGGTAAACACAGTTGCTCGGCAATACGGTACCGATGTTTTAACCTTTTTCGAATTTGCTCCCTACGGTATTGCTGGTGTAATATTCTGCATATTTTTCTTTGCTTTTGGCGGATATAAGCTAATTCCTTCTCGTAAGCGCGTGAAGGATTACAACCAAAAATTCACTACTGATACTTACCAAGCCGAGATAGTAATTTCTAATCCCGAATACATTAACTCCCTAAATCTAAAAGAGCTTTTTAAGAAGAAAGAAATTGAAATCATAAAACTGCTTAGAAAACGAGAAGTACAAAATGTACAGCTCCACTTAGATGAACTGGAAAAAGATGACAGGCTTATTATAAAGGCAGATGTAAAAGCGTTGATAAGCTTACAGGAAGACGATGGATTGACGCTGCATACCGGTATTAAAGAAGGACTGGAAAAAGATAAAGACAGTATAATTGCCGAAACCGTAGTCAGCCCTTCGTCTTCCCTTGCAGGTAATTTATTTAACCCTGCTTCCTTCCATAGAAAATACGGTGCTTACCCTTTAGCTATTCGTCAGGTGAGTGATGTATACTTTAGGAATCTTGGCAAAAGACTTTTTGCGATAAATCGCATCAATATTGGTGATAGTATTTTGGTGGAAGCACCTCCTCATTTTTTTGAAAAACCAGAAGTAAAACACGACCTCATTCAATACAGGATATTACAAGGAAAGTCAAAACCTATCTTCAAACAACTTTTAGCAGCTGGCATCATCTTGATGGTAGTTCTATTGGCTGCGCTCAATATTATACCAATTGCAGTAAGTGCTCTTGGTGGAGTTGTTCTTATGGCTTTTTTAGGGATATTTAAAACCGAAAAGCTTTACGAAAAGATTGACTGGAGAATTTACTTTCTACTTGCCGGGATTATTCCACTTGGCGTTGCCATGCAAAACACCGGTTTGGATAAAGAAATGGCAGCTTTGGTAATATCAAGTACTGACGGTTTTGAGCCATTTTGGGTGATTCTGGCCTTTTTCTTAACTACAACGCTGGTGACTAATTTTATTTCAAATAATGCAGCCGCACTTCTTATGGCTCCTGTAGTTCTAAGCCTTGCCGGGCAAACAGACATTGACCCTAAAGCTCTTCTGCTAGCCGTGACTTTTGGTGCCAGCACCTGTTTTGTTTCACCCTTGGGCTATCACACTTTGGCCATTATTTATGGCCCTGGTAAATACAAGTTTAGCGACTACCTGCGGGCTGGCTTACCTATTACATTGGTGATTGCATTTCTATTCAGCTTGATGTTAGATTATAATTATAATGGAGAAGCGGCCATCATCCGCTCACTCTTAGCTCAATAA
- a CDS encoding DUF1206 domain-containing protein, whose translation MDREKRLQRLRQLGFGTKGMIYVLLGALVTMAAFGLGGKVSDQKGVMLFLLDIPAGKIMVAIVALGLVAYTLWRFYLAYADPRGEDVADVKRYGVRVQYVYSGLFYGSIAFSFAKALFGKASSGGEKEKVMLGKLLETNIGPWLIGAIAIGVAGQAIFQGYLAFTGKYMIQIDDQPDKAYKLVKYTGRIGYYARFALFGILSYLLLIVILDHNADAYDGTTGAFRHLLTYDYGRILMGVLALGFLSYGLFCILVARYSNMTKLL comes from the coding sequence ATGGACAGAGAAAAAAGGCTACAGCGGCTACGGCAATTGGGTTTTGGCACTAAGGGGATGATATATGTATTGTTGGGAGCTCTTGTAACTATGGCTGCATTTGGCCTAGGAGGAAAAGTTTCTGATCAAAAAGGTGTGATGCTTTTTCTATTGGATATCCCTGCCGGTAAAATAATGGTAGCTATTGTAGCATTGGGGCTGGTAGCATATACCTTATGGCGGTTTTATCTGGCGTATGCCGACCCCAGGGGTGAAGATGTAGCCGATGTAAAACGATATGGTGTAAGAGTTCAATATGTGTATTCTGGTTTATTTTATGGCTCCATTGCCTTTTCTTTTGCCAAGGCACTTTTTGGAAAAGCATCTTCGGGTGGAGAAAAAGAAAAAGTAATGCTGGGTAAACTTTTGGAAACAAACATTGGGCCCTGGCTTATCGGGGCTATTGCTATAGGAGTTGCTGGTCAGGCTATATTTCAGGGTTATTTAGCTTTTACAGGAAAATATATGATTCAAATTGATGACCAGCCAGATAAGGCTTATAAATTGGTAAAGTATACGGGGCGAATTGGTTATTACGCAAGATTTGCCCTTTTTGGAATATTGTCCTATTTATTACTAATAGTTATTCTGGATCATAATGCTGATGCCTATGATGGTACCACTGGGGCTTTTCGGCATCTATTAACTTACGACTATGGTCGTATTCTCATGGGAGTATTAGCATTAGGGTTTTTGAGCTATGGTTTATTTTGTATTCTGGTGGCGCGCTATAGTAATATGACTAAACTTTTATAA